The Rosa chinensis cultivar Old Blush chromosome 7, RchiOBHm-V2, whole genome shotgun sequence DNA segment CTGAATATGCCTTCTTATTAAATGAAATTCAGATGTGTTGATTTGGGGTATCAATGGATTCCTGTTACACATCCTCTAGGGTGCTCCAAAACAACCGACAAACAAAGAATGTGGCTAGCTATTACGTCATGTGCTTTATGAGGGACCTAATCCTTGAAGATAGTCAAGGTTTACTAGCTAAGTCCGGTATATTCACTATTTAAGTTGTTCAATGTTTGCTGGCATGATCATGTAGTAGCTTCAATTGGTCGCTTGGCCTGGATTGGTACTCCATCTTACTGCTTTATGTCCTTAAAAGAAATTTCGTTTAGTCTGAGATTGTAACTTCTGGCATGActtgattgttttttttaggTAACTATTGCATGATTAATGCATCATGTGTGAGAATTTTGAATTATGTTTCATTTATACACTCAGAAGTAAGTCATTATATGCATAGCAATAAATCTGGCATAGGGATAATTTCCTAAATCTCCATAAATCTATATGATAATGAAGAAAGGCCAAAAGCTTAAAGAACATGACTATCATTATGATTACTTTTCCCCATTAATCATCTTCTGAAATTTTAATGACTCTGACCTTCCTAGCAACATATTTATGCTCTAAACAactgtaaaaataaaataaaatctttaagaaaagaatatttggcagaaattgatatatatatatatatatatatatgtacaggtTACAGTAACATTAATCCACAATGCcattgacacacacacacacacatatatatgtcaAGGTTACAGTGATATtaatccttcttctttttcatagaCATAAAATTAATGAGTTGATAAATGCCTTTTGCACAAAGCACatgcatttgtttttattttggtgaGGAATGGTGCAAAATTGAAAAAACTAACATCTATGTCTATGGCATTCAATGGTGTCCCTTTAGGTTTAATTTGGATGTCATCATTTCTTGGAAGGTTTGCATAGGATTCTTGTGGTTTGGTTTATACTGTGGTCTCCATATATCTATGGCTCTTAGaagtaaaagaagaaaattaagaTGGAGTTTTGTTAAGTTTATCTAAGCAAAGTGCATATGTGATATAAGTCTGTGTGCTTCCATTATTTGACAATAACAGCTATTGGGTAGCTGGAAATTCTTACATGCAAACAGTATTCATGATTTTGGTATTTGCTGTTTCATGTAACATAATATACATTGCTGTAAGGTTGGATGTTTTTAGCATGTGAATATATTCCTTCTAATCAATTCTTAGTAAATCACATGACCGATGTGTGCATTCACAATTTAATGTCACAATACTTTTTTTGATTTAGCAGACTGATGACTAATTGCATATGGTTTTATGCTCCAAtatttaatgatttttttttcttagtgaGAAGGAACTATGGAGACCACATATCTTCAAGAAGAAATCGATGAAGTTCGTGATGAGTGGGCAGAATTCGTTAGCAACAAGTACCTTTAGACTCCTCAGTTCTATGGTTTCACTACGTACGTACCTAGTGaaacttttttaatttgttgCAAAATTTACCCTTTCCTTTATATGAAAGCTAAGTACCTTTATGACAGCTACTATTATATAAGTTTCTTTTACTTTTGCAAACTTCactaaaaaaatttcaactGTGAAAGCATTATACTTCTTGAAGTAGTTCTctatatattaattaattgcaatttcatttcaatttcctGAATTGATGTACTATATCATGGTTGAAAAAATTGTTGCCTCTTTAGCTAGTAAACAATGGATTTTTTTTCTAGAAATCGTTGTAATTTACTATCTTCATCAGCACCAACAACATTGTCAATTTAGAAACTGATGTAACAGTTTCTCAAAGCCAACATTTTTGATGAGAAACTGTTGTGTAATGAAGTTGGAAAATATTTTTCAACTAAAAACCGATGTATACAATCCTTGAAGCCAACATTTTTTTGGTACAACCGTTGTGTATGAAAGTTGTTGAAGGCCAAAGTGGTGTAAATTATATTACCACATCGATTTATAAGCAAAAACCGTTATTGAATAATTACATACACAACGGTGTAGTTAGTGCTAACGGTATGTGTTGAGTATAACTACAACGATTTCTGACTAAAAGCCGTTGTACTTTATTATGTTCAACATTGGTGAAGTACCGTTGTGGAGTGAAGTGTAAAAACACAACATTCACCTAGAcaacaaaaatatattttttcagACAATGGTGTGGAACTGTTATCTATTTTCGATTTTGTACCAGTGAAATACCTAGTTGGCAACTCTTTATCGATGACGAGTGGAGGGAACCAGCTCTCAAAATGCATCCCAGCCACTGAACAAGCCATCAGTAATCTCCTTCTTTCTTTATTGATTCAAATCTTTTGTGATTGTTGCTTTCGCAATTTATTTACTTGTTTCTCGTCACTTTGATCAGTGATGAAATCGAGAACAAGAATGAAAAGGAGAGCAAATTTTAGTTTGATTGAGTTGGATGTAGTTGTAGTTGCATCAGATTTTTCTCATTTGCTTAGGAATTAGGAAGGTTTTGTTTTAGCTTGATGTGTTAACAATGTTTTTAAGACATGAATTGCAATGGTGGATTTGTGATCCGAGTGGAATCTAATCAGTGAGTTGTTGTGGAACGTTGTGCAAGTGATATTCCTGCAGCTACTGCTGAAGATGTGGAGATTGTGGTGGAGCCAGCCAATGTAGGGGTGTGCTGGGTAGTACGCTTGTGTGAGGAGTGTGCAAGTGTAGTATGCTCTATGTAATGGCTTCTTTTGACGGCCTTATGGGCAACTTGCTGAAATTTATAAATGATTGAGTtttttaactcaaaaaaaaGATTTAGACGGAGACTTGATAAATTGTACCTATTAAGTGAGAATTGAGAGTGCATAAAATATTTTGATGAAATAAAATTCCgagacactttttttttttcctaaaaataCTGGgaataagagcatctccaaaaaACTAGCTAAActtaatttttagctatatataactatttttaaagcaaaattcaactccaacaTGCTAGctataagagcatctttagcaatgctagccatttttgagtcaaattttagctaaagtagctaaaatgtcattttagctagccactttacaattacgtctgcatcaatactctctattttagctagttttgaatttatattattttttgaatgaagcttaaatagtttaaatgtatttataaattacataaaataacttaaaaggaatgttttaaattatagagagtctcatacGGCTTTCTATATATAGGAGCAAGATagctaaaaattataataaacaagcacttaggagtctgatgcagctgctaaaatagataaaaagctaaacatgctctccaaaatacactactacacaaaacacatatctggacaccccctttttttttttaaggacgtTTTGTTACTCTGAGTGTCATGAAATCCATTTAATGACGTTGGGCCCAAAACAGCTGAAGCTTAAAGAGGAAAAATGAGATTGTCTAGTTTCTACCCTTCAGAAcaacagctctctctctctctctctctctctctctctcagaacaCGCATCGAGCATGACATCCACCCCACGAATGATACTCCGGCGACGCCAAGCTCCTGCTTAAGAGGGCTAACGTCTGCTACAACGAAGCCAGCGGCTGGAGGTATGTTCCACGCGTTGTCGTCATGGATCTGGAGCTTGGGACCATGGACAGCTTCAGATCTAGTTTCTACGGTCAGATCTTCCCTCCTGATAACTTCGTCTTTGGTTAGTCTGGTGCTAGAAACAATTTTACAAAAGGTCACTACACCGACAGGGCTGACTTGATAGATTCGGTTCTCAATGTGGTGCGCAAAGAGTCGGAGAACTGTGAGTGCTTGCAAGGTATGAATCTGGTCTAAATCTATATATTCTTCTTCGTTTACATGTAAATCGAGTTGTATTATATGGATTTGGTATATCAACTTCTAAATCCCAGAGAAGAGAAGTCACTGTTGGTGAGGAAGAAGTACTGGTGTATGGTTCTGTATGTtgttaattgtttaattattgGAATCTGTATTATCAGTTGCACAAGCATAAGTTATTGCTCATGTCTAAGAACTATATGGAAATTCAGTAAATCAGAATTCTTTTTCCACATGATGTTTGATTGAACTTTGTTTTTACAATTTATCAAGCCAAGGGCATCTTTCTTAccttggttgtttttttttttcctgtttgcTCTTTCTATACTTTTCCAGCCCAAAGTATATTTTCCTCTTCTGAACTCAGCAAAACCTATATCGGATATCAAATTGGCAAAATATGGTGAGGTTAGTCACAACATTCCCAACCATATAATTACTCGTACAAttaaaattgcatttataatCCTTAATAAGTATTCATTTCTTTGTATTAAATGAGCTCCTCCCGATATTGATTCAATTCTCAACCACTAATTGGCTCAATTAGTGGTTTAATGATTGCAGTGATGAGATCAGAGAATGTTGTACCAATGCCCTACACAGGCTTCACAAGCAATATGGTTGGAAGGTAATCAGTCAGTTTCTTATTGCGTAAGGATGTTATAGTGCTTAATCTATACCACCAGTTCTTCAGTAATAATAGGTTACTAATCTAAAGAATATTAAAAAACCAATTACTTGCAACTACTGTAAGAGGATCATGACTTGATACAGTCAATACAGTAGTCTGTATATAATACTTTCTAATTCTGCTTCTCTTTATCTATAAGATTGTAGAGGTGACCATACCAGAGATAGAGGTGATGGGGTTGGCACATTACTTGACAATTGGATCAGAGTGTAGCACTTCGCTTAGTTCTCATCTAGAAAAGTTGTATGTTGTTGACCACCACTACTCTtcttttaattactttattgaaacaaacaagaaaTCCAAATGCTGACATTGCAATCTCATCTAAATagggatttcaaagaattaggGTGGGATGTAAGGTAGGACTTGCAATCTCTTCTTATAATATTTTCATTTAGGAGTTTCTCACTGCGAGAGTTGTTGCTTGCAATTAATTCTGCATTGTTTTGAGGTAGTTTATATATCTCGAACGGAAAATGCTCATGGTTTGCTCATTGAATTTGTTTCAGACTGTTCATGAAGGGCGCATATATCAACTAAAACTGTTCTATGACAAAGATTATCCAGAGAAGCCACCAAGTGTACGATTTCATACACGCATCAAGATGACTTGTGTCAATCATGAAACTGGAGTGGTAATGTTGTCTCATAACCTGCATTTTAGGATGTTATTCAACTGCTTGGTTTTGACAATTATTGGCTTTGCTCCTGGTTTTAATTTATGTTCCCTGTTTTCATCAGGTTGAGGACTATCAAAAGAAAGATCAAAAGGCCAATAAAGTACATTAACTACCGGGATTATACACGGTAATTACTTTTGCTTATGTCCTAAGTTTCGGATCATAGAGATTACATTTCGAAATATGACTGCTCTACAAGGGCAAATCACATGGTTCCAGATGGATCTTTgttttgcttctttcttttgccTCTGCCAAAATTCATGATTTGCCTTAAGAAAATCTGTCTTAGTTATTATGGTATAGCTGATATGTGGGCTGAGTTTCAAATAAGTTTATAGCTTAGAAAATGGAATCAATAATACTGCACAAAAGAGAAACTGTAATGCgttatttttagttttgatttgtttattttgtttaactttTCACCACTCAATTTTTTAACCTCATTCAAGTGTGACTACTATATCGCTATAATGGTGGAATGCTGAAATTACTTTGCTATTTCTATTCTCAGAGAGCTCAAGCTAAAAGTGAATTCCAGCTATAACTATAGTAATCAGTAATCACCCTTCACAGAAATATTAGTTGAGTAATGCTTTAAAACATGATGATACCACAGTTATTTCGTTCACTTCTTATTTTCTAATTTGGACTTTCTGGAGCAAATACTGAATTGTGTTAGATAGTTGGGACAGTAGGATAGTTAATTAGCTGAGGAGAGATTCATGAAATGGGGTTAAGTTCCAGCTCTAACCAATATCCATGTTTTATGTCTATTCTGTGGTCATTTTGTGAAGATACATATTTTCTGCGTCACTTGAACCATTTATTTGTGAAGGCATAATTTAGATGATCTTATGTTCCATGTAATTATTCCCTTGCATCTAGATGAAAACTAAATTGTTATGTAATCATAAGAAGCGAGGAAATGGTCGaccataattaattaattagcttCAGTGATCATAAATACCTGGTCTGCACTGCAAAATCTCACTTGGTATGATGTTTTGGTTTCACATACAAGCCTGAATTATAGTACTATTCTGCACAAATCACAATGCAAGTTGATCAATTTGGCTttgatttgttttctgtttctgttgCTTTTGAACAGATTAAAGTTTTGATTTGTTAAgggttttgttgatgctggATATCAACAGAGTTCATTATCTCTAAATTGACTATACCTATTCAAATCTAAAGAACAATAGTGAGGGGGATTTAATCCAGATACATTTTGCTTATATGATATTCTTTTCTTACTTCTTTTCATTTATTTGTATGCAGCCTCAGCTCTATTTGAACAGTGCAAATTACTTAGTAGCAACAGAGAAAACCTCTCCGCCAAAGCTAAGTAAAGTTTAAGGTAAAAGCCTCACTGTTATTTTTTACGTTAGTATACCAGGTAGCATCAATGACGATTATTATATAAATTTTGAAATGCAATGCAGAATCTTTACTTCATATCACAGTAAAAAAGTTGGTGCTTTGTAGGAATATGCTAATAATTGATGTGTTTTTCTAGGTACATTAAGGAAGGATCAGCAAATAGCATTGAAAAGACTTTCAAAACCTTCAAACCAAGGCCTTGAAGAGTTTCAAAACGAGGTTACACTTACTGCAATACAGCACCATGTGAATCTGGTTAGAGGGAAGAAAAGATGCTGATATATGAGTACACGCCAAACAAAAGCTTGGATCACTACGTCTTTGGTATCTACATTCTCCTTtgctttgaaattttgaatcacATTTAACTATAGCTTAAAAagcatatatatagtttttatattctggattttctttttcctgatCGTCAGGTGGAGGTCTGTCAATATCTTGCATCGGCTTTTGTTCTGGCCTGTATTAACTTGCAAAAATCCGAGGAAGCACCCTGTATCTTTCTTTTACAATTTCAATTCACCAAAGCAGAGTAGTTTAATACTTGAATGTGACTGCCTTGGCTCCTTCTCTCTTTGATCCAGCATGGTGATGATAACAATTGCAGAAGTAGTGCTGCTTGCATACTGTCATGCAGATTTAACTTTTCtcaatcattttctttttatatatctGTGTAGGATAGGATGCGTATGAAGACCAATGTTGTGATAAGGGTTCTCTCATGCAATGTAATTCGGAATCAAGGTAGTCTCTTACagtatctttattaataaagcgaGTAGTTTACTATTTCTTCAATTAAAGTTTGTAAATTTTGGTCCAAATAGATGATATCAAGAACTAGACTCTTgctttaatttcagtttattcCTTACTCTATTTGCCAATAATCTGCAGATTTCTAGTTGAATACGGCTGCTGGTACCATGTCTCCCTTTGAACATGGCGa contains these protein-coding regions:
- the LOC112180584 gene encoding ubiquitin-conjugating enzyme E2 variant 1B, with amino-acid sequence MWCAKSRRTVSACKPKVYFPLLNSAKPISDIKLAKYGEWFNDCSDEIRECCTNALHRLHKQYGWKTVHEGRIYQLKLFYDKDYPEKPPSVRFHTRIKMTCVNHETGVVEDYQKKDQKANKVH